The window ACACGGCAGAACAGGAGCCGTCGCTCCTGGCGCCGGCGCGGGCGTCTGCGCAATGGGACTGTACATTATGGCATGATACCTTTTTTTCTGCGAGCCTGCACATGGACGGCATGGGCCACCGTTTCACCCGCACCCGGACGCCATTCCCCCACGCACGCAACGTACCGGCTTGGTGGCGGAGGCGCGAGAGAGTCGGTCGATTCACCGTCGCCTTCGGAGCCTCGCCACGATCACGATTGCCACCTCTCTGCGTCACGTGAGGCAGGGCGGGATATGGAGCGCGCATCGGAGCGGCGGATGGCTACTTCCGATTCGCCGTTTCCACAGAAGGCCTCTTTCCTCCTTGGAAGAACTTGAGCCGTGCTAGAGGCAAAGGGCGCGTGCTCCGGACTTGCCAGTTTGTGAACTTGCCACGTCCgagagacggcgacgaagcgagAGGTGACGTCAAGATGCAGCAAGCCAACCGCCCCACAGGAGCCCCCCacccggcggcgtcggtgagAGGTGCGGCAGGCAAGTGCTGCATGCTGCGTACTTGGCACGGGGCGTACTTGCCGTAGGCGAGAGAGAGTAGGCGAGAGAGGGCGAAATTGACATCACCAGCGGTGCAGCAACGACACCAAAAGGGGCAACAAGTTGGCATGGATGGCACTTCCAGAAACTTCCACCGCCTTCACCCGTTCACGATGCGTGCCTGCCCTGCACTTGTCGAGCATGTGCGCTCGGTCCGGTCTTTCTGCTTCGGCAGGACCGCATTCTGGCTGCCTATAAATCTCGCGTCCTTTGCGGGCTTCCATGGCGATTCTTCATCATCTTCCTCACCAACCACTTGGAGCATCCATTCCTCCTCACTTTCCTGACGCTTCACTTTGCAACATTTCCACCTCTTGTTCCCGACGGCAACTTTTTTTTTGTCACTCTCCTACCCACGACAACACACTCACTCAGTCATTTACTCACACACACACGTGCACGATGGCCGAAAGCACGTCGGACAAGGCGAACGTCGCCCCATCCACTGTCCAGTCGTGCGCCGACTCTGCCAAGAGTACCTTCCAGAGCGCCATTGGCAGCCTCGCCGGTAGCCCGAACGGCAAGCTGCAGGGCGAGGCGCTCAAGGAccaggccaaggcggagCACGACGTCTCCAAGGCGGAGCACGATGCCTACAAGGCGTCGATCAGCCCCCCCGGCGCGACCATCTCGACGGATGGCGGCGTCAGCAAGGACGACATGAGGCGAACCGAGGGCTCCCGGAACCAGGCGCAGGGTTCCGTCAAGGAATCGAcgggcgacctcgtcggtAGCGAGGTGTGTACGGCTCCGGCCCATGGCGTGGATGGttcccccctccccggccGCTCTGGTCTCGTTGGTGCCGGGGGTTGGTTTTGAGGTTTGCTGACAAGTGGGGCTCAGTCGTTGAAGCAGGCTGGCGACGAGCATAAGGCCGAAGGACAGAAGCAAGAGGCCAATGGTCAGCTCGGCGATGTCGGTTCGGCTACGGCACAGCGCGTCGAAGGCACGGTGGGGGCCGTCGTCCTCAggggcgacgaggttgaCAAGGAGCGCTGCGAGCAGATGCGTGCCAACGGCAAGGCTCAGCAGCGAGGGGTGGAGGCTGAGGTGGGTAagaagggcgaggccgaggccgaggccgacgctgccATGTGAGGGAGGTGATTTGTTTTGCCGCTGGAGCATGGCGTGGTGAATGATGGATGGAGGTGAAGACctggagctggagctggagcTGATACCCTAGGACGCACTGAGCATTGATAACCCCCCCATGAGGTACGAGGTAGCTTTTTTTTTGTGAAACGAAGCAATTCTCGTCGGTTACTCTGCTCTGGCGCACGTGAGGGAGGTGATTTGGTTGCCGCTGGAGCATGGCGTGGTGAATGATGgatggaggtggaggtgaAGACCTGGAGGTGAAGACCTGGAGGTGAAGACCTGGGGCTGGAGCTGGAGCTGATGCCCTAGGACGCACCGAGTATTGATGACCCCCCCATGAGGTACGAGGTGGCCTATTTTGAAACGAAGCAATTCTCGTCGGTCACTCTGCTCTGGCACTCGCTGCCGACGGTTCGTGCGCAAGGCTGCCAGGAAACACGACGGGCGGGGGTGTGGAAGGGTCGGGGAAAGCTACAAGCGACAGGGGGGGTTTTGGTGAGGCGAAACGCAGCACGCCATGGATTCGTCGGCCATGTAAGTGTCAGGCGTAGCAGTTTGGGTAGGgagtattgctccgtactccgtgcagtagTTGTAATCACTGCATGGACGACGGGGGGGCAGATGGCacacttacggagtacggagcaagcatTACACGGGTGCTCGACTTGTCGGCGTGCTCGAGGGCCGATGGTCCCTATCCGCCTCGCGGATGGACGCAGAAGCTACCATGGGTTCGAGCACATGGATGCGAATGCCATGGCGGCACGCTTCAGCTACGGCCCAGCTCAGCTGCAGCCCCTTGGCGACGGTCGAGGGCTCGAGCCGGGGGTGGGTGGGAAAGCACAGTGGCGGCGTGAAGACGTTGACGATGCCACGGCGGAGCCGTTCCCGTCGGCGCTAGAAGGCGAGAAGGAGGACATTGGACGAAGGGGAGGCGAAGAAGCAAAAGAGGACCATGTGATGCTCTGGACCGGGTGAATTGTAGTTGTGTTTTGTGTTCTCAGGAGAGGCGAAGAAACAAAAGGGGACCATGTGATGCTCTGGACCGGGTGCTCTGTAGTGGTATTATTAGGTGTGCTCAGGAGAGGCGAAGAAACAAAAGAGAACCATGTGATGCTCTGGACGGGGTGCTCTGTAGTGGTATTAGGTGTGCTCCGCACTGGAGCGTGTGCTGTACTCACGTGCACGGAGAACAACtaatactccatactgtaaTATGCAAGCAcaactaataataatactccatactgtgcatgcaagcacaactaataataatactccatattgtacttactccgtacatgcaagcacaacTGATGCATGCATTCGAAGCCGGAGAGCCTCCAGCTTCCGTGCCGTCCCCCGTCTAACCGCATCTGGTTCGACTACGCGGTAAGCAGGCCTTCCTCGATGTGCGTATTCCCTCTCGACATGCGTTGGCACATGTGCCCCTGAATGATGCAGACGGGGACGAATGCGTAgcattactgtacttactgtaccttTATTGAGCATGTCCTTGCGAGCGGCAGCGTCAGCATCGAGCCCCTTGACGCCGAGGCCCGAGCCGACGTGGGACCATTCAGGAGAAGATGACGGGGCAGCTGAGGTGCAGGGTAGGTTGAAGTCGGCGCTGTGCGTAGTGGCAGGAGTGCAAGTGCTATAAGTAGAAGCGGGTGGGTGTGCTGTACGAGGTGCACTTGCAGGTGGCTcgcaatatactatactaggTTGGTAGGTTACCTGTACGGATAGGTGGCTCGATATTGGGTTACTTGTAGGTGGCTCGCTATATAGGTCATTTGTAGGTGGCTCGCAGTGTAGATGTAGGTGTGAGTAGGTGGCTCGCAATGTACGTAGTAGGTCACTTGTATGAGGCTCGCCATGTGGGTTACGCGTAGGTGGCTCGCAATGAGGTAGGTAGGTTattgtaagtatgtactaaGGTAAGGTGGCTCgcaacgtactgtacttaggtcACTTGTAGGTGGCTCGCATTGGACAGAGTActactacacctacaagcaagcacagcaGGTGTATTCAGTgcttgcaactacagtagcAGCCCGGCCGCAGTGTCGGTGGACACGCCTATTGCACACGGGCACGACgggtaccagtacatgtacggcaaGTACTCGCGGTACCTAATACTGCACATTTACCGAGCATTAATTACACCAAGTGGCATGTTCTCGAACAGCAGCCCCGAGGCCGCCCCCAGCGTgtttcgtcgtcgatgctcgCGACCCCTTGACCGGCGCTGTGCGAGGGCGGACATTACATTCGGACAGCCGTCGATGCTGGTGCCGTACCACACCACGGAGGCTTACGGAGCGCATCTCGTATTCATCAGCTGCACGTGCGGCAGTCCTGGCCAGCTCCATCCAATCCACAGTCGGCTGCCAACGTCTGACTCGACGCGCGCTCGGTCCATCTTTTCGTCCGCGAGGTGGCTCTCGGATCTCGTCGGGCGTCGAGCGTGCGCGCTTGAGAAGAATAGACTGCATCGGGCAGGTGTTGGCGTACGattgctcgtcgtcgtcggcggcatcacgAGGTCCAGGGGAGGCGTACGTGCAAGTCCAcgagtgcttgcaagtacaggtactccgtgcagtgtTGTCCGTATTGGCGCTCGTGTGTACTCCCTACCGTGTGCACCCAtcactgctccgtacatgttgcCCCTACAGAACGTGcccacctacagtacttgcgccaagtacgagtacagtcagtacttgcatgtatgtTGGTGGCTCCAGTATCGCGTGCTCTGTATTACTTTCTGTGCCTGCAAGCACTGACGAGTAAGTATTACGAGCACTCGGCACCTAGGACGGTGGGGTGGCcaaagtgtcgattcaattcGCAGTAATTACTTTGTACagagcagtacggagtagcgctaccaaaattgaatcgtcaccaTTATTgtctacctagtaggtaatatTAGTGACTGCGCGGAGGGAGTAGTTGtgctacctacagtactaggtacgttgtaggtgtacatgcacttacgtGTACGCCTAGCAaaaaagtacttactgtaacattactagtattaataattgctccgtaccgcaGTGTGGGACATGGTACAGCAGGCAGCTGCTCCGCACACGGGTGCGCCGCACTTGATCAAGTGCAGCACAAGCGAGGCATGCTGCAGGtgcggtacttgtactgcgtGCACCATGTGCAGCCAATGCAGTCAAACGGGCAAGGTGGCCATGAACGCTTGACAAACGAAAGCTAGGCAAATAATTACTGCTTTGGCGCAGGACTAggcgtgctcgtacttggtTGTGGCCCTCGGCAAACTCGTTGACTCGTTCTGGCTGCAGGGACCAATCAtgccaagtactccgtatatacTTGCATGGATCCTTTGCGTTGCTGCATTCGTGAGAGAAAGTTTTCGCAgtatatacatgtacaactagttgcACATGATGACGGGGCATCGTATAGTGCAACATCATTCGGAGCCTTACTTTTTGACCTTACTTtcgtctcgtccgtccgtccgtccataGCAGGGCTCATCACTACACGTGGTGTTGTCGCCCAGCACGTGACGAGGGACCCTACTGCACCTACTGACTGAAGCACACCTCCTTGTACACCGAATGCGCGCGCCTAGGGCACATGTGTTTGTGGCATCACGGCGTGCTCTTGCCGTGTTCCTCGACGTGCAActacaacaagtacatgtagttgtaagtaggtgcagcCGGGCATTTGCTAACGGTACCAAACGGAACCTTGTCGTGATCCTGGCTGAAACATGTCcacccgtcgccgacggagcgCAACCACACGCCGTTCCCCCTAGGTTCCCCGTGCCTGACTCGCCGTCCCCCATTCTTCTGGCGCCAGGCCGAACCGCTTTGGACGGCGAACGGCTCGAACAATGGCCCCTCCGCCCATGCCGTTGCTtccatggcgatggccgacggcacgacaATGCGGTAGGCGGCCACAAGGGACCGGGGAGGGTAGGCATGCTCATGCCGGGAGGGCAagccggcgtcgatgccgcgaGGA of the Drechmeria coniospora strain ARSEF 6962 chromosome 01, whole genome shotgun sequence genome contains:
- a CDS encoding mismatched base pair and cruciform DNA recognition protein, with translation MAESTSDKANVAPSTVQSCADSAKSTFQSAIGSLAGSPNGKLQGEALKDQAKAEHDVSKAEHDAYKASISPPGATISTDGGVSKDDMRRTEGSRNQAQGSVKESTGDLVGSESLKQAGDEHKAEGQKQEANGQLGDVGSATAQRVEGTVGAVVLRGDEVDKERCEQMRANGKAQQRGVEAEVGKKGEAEAEADAAM